The following proteins are encoded in a genomic region of Enterocloster clostridioformis:
- a CDS encoding DUF1835 domain-containing protein — MLNICFSSSAYVMIKMIKMESDQDILFLLDDLSVGHIKNQNYESRFDEFFSMYGYRCQDKQKERNLFLQNYQTLVEEIGRNDVIRIWYSNSSSEYFGMLYLCSIIDYTKKVYLTNCSDYVKDCIAVSLLEDYELATCSQHHKVLNQKELKEYKETWEQLAQENSKLRVYENGRIITSEAYYDKDIKELLSKRMSLLDISTEIYLINLRKRMLVSDGYIHVRINQLVLGTLP; from the coding sequence ATGCTAAATATATGCTTTTCGTCATCGGCTTATGTGATGATTAAGATGATTAAAATGGAGTCAGACCAGGATATATTGTTTTTACTTGATGATTTGTCGGTCGGACATATTAAAAATCAAAACTATGAAAGTCGTTTTGATGAATTTTTTAGTATGTATGGCTATAGGTGTCAAGATAAGCAAAAGGAGAGGAATTTATTTCTACAAAATTACCAAACTCTTGTCGAAGAGATTGGCCGGAATGATGTAATACGCATTTGGTATTCAAATTCTTCTTCAGAATATTTTGGCATGTTATATCTCTGTTCTATCATCGATTACACGAAAAAAGTATATTTAACAAATTGCTCCGATTATGTCAAAGATTGCATAGCGGTATCTCTTCTTGAAGACTATGAGTTAGCCACGTGTTCACAGCACCATAAAGTTTTAAACCAAAAAGAGCTTAAGGAATACAAAGAAACTTGGGAGCAATTGGCACAAGAGAATAGCAAACTTAGAGTATATGAGAATGGAAGAATAATTACTTCTGAAGCTTATTATGATAAAGATATAAAAGAGCTGCTAAGTAAAAGAATGAGTCTGCTTGATATAAGTACTGAAATATACCTAATAAACTTAAGAAAACGTATGCTGGTAAGTGATGGATACATACATGTAAGAATTAACCAGCTAGTATTGGGTACACTCCCATAA
- a CDS encoding alanine/glycine:cation symporter family protein: MLQIVNTINSYLSDYILVFLLVAVGLWYTIKTKCVQRYLWKGLKQLFGGFSLQGGSQGGGMSSFQAVATAIAAQVGTGNIVGSAGAILVGGPGAIFWMWIIAFLGMATIYAEATLAQKTRVTDAEGNIQGGPVYYIQTAFNGKFGKFLAGFFSIAIILALGFFGCMVQSNSIGSTIQMAFGIPSWVVGIILVIICGFIFMGGVDRIASVTEKLVPVMAAFFLIGGLGVLVVRFQYIPETFGLIFKYAFQPQAIIGGGFGMAIKTAISQGAKRGLFSNEAGMGSTPHAHALAVVKNPHEQGCVAMVGVFIDTFIVLTLNALVIISTLYAGNGPLANGYAGEAAETLKNTNLAQAAFGIVYGSRAGAVFVAICLFFFAFSTILGWNLFAKINVTYLFGKRAQKPFVLVALVFIFLGTIGESDLVWSLSDMFNQLMVIPNAIALFALTGVVKEMLKNRDK; the protein is encoded by the coding sequence ATGCTGCAGATAGTTAACACAATTAATTCATACCTTTCTGATTACATTCTTGTATTTCTTTTGGTGGCTGTGGGCCTTTGGTATACAATCAAAACGAAATGTGTCCAGAGGTATCTTTGGAAGGGATTGAAACAGCTTTTTGGCGGTTTTTCACTACAGGGCGGTTCACAGGGAGGCGGAATGAGCTCATTTCAGGCGGTTGCAACAGCAATCGCAGCACAGGTTGGCACCGGGAATATTGTCGGTTCAGCCGGAGCGATTCTTGTCGGTGGACCCGGAGCTATTTTCTGGATGTGGATTATCGCATTTTTGGGCATGGCTACCATTTACGCAGAAGCAACATTAGCGCAGAAGACACGTGTGACAGATGCGGAGGGCAATATTCAGGGCGGACCGGTGTACTATATCCAGACAGCCTTTAACGGTAAATTCGGAAAATTCCTGGCAGGCTTTTTTTCGATCGCAATTATTCTTGCTCTTGGATTCTTTGGATGCATGGTACAGTCGAACTCAATTGGTTCCACAATTCAGATGGCATTCGGGATTCCATCCTGGGTTGTTGGTATCATCCTTGTTATTATTTGTGGATTTATCTTCATGGGAGGTGTAGACCGGATTGCTTCCGTTACCGAAAAATTAGTTCCGGTCATGGCGGCATTTTTCCTGATCGGCGGTTTGGGAGTACTCGTGGTGCGGTTTCAGTATATTCCGGAAACATTTGGTCTGATCTTTAAATACGCATTCCAGCCACAGGCAATTATTGGCGGCGGATTTGGTATGGCAATTAAGACGGCTATTAGCCAGGGAGCAAAAAGAGGCCTGTTTTCAAATGAAGCCGGTATGGGTTCCACTCCGCATGCCCATGCACTTGCAGTGGTGAAAAATCCGCATGAACAAGGCTGCGTGGCAATGGTTGGTGTATTCATTGACACCTTTATCGTTCTTACACTGAATGCATTGGTTATTATTTCCACACTTTATGCAGGAAATGGTCCTTTGGCAAATGGTTATGCAGGAGAAGCGGCGGAGACATTAAAAAATACAAACCTTGCCCAGGCAGCTTTTGGGATTGTGTACGGAAGCAGGGCCGGCGCTGTTTTTGTAGCTATTTGTTTGTTCTTTTTTGCATTTTCCACAATTCTTGGTTGGAACTTATTTGCAAAAATTAATGTGACTTATCTATTTGGGAAAAGAGCACAAAAACCATTCGTGCTTGTTGCTTTGGTATTTATCTTCCTTGGAACAATCGGGGAAAGTGATTTGGTATGGTCATTATCTGATATGTTTAACCAGTTAATGGTTATTCCCAATGCGATTGCGCTGTTTGCATTGACGGGGGTGGTTAAAGAGATGCTTAAGAACCGAGACAAATAA
- the abc-f gene encoding ribosomal protection-like ABC-F family protein, producing MKGTKINLAFGTEVIYEDADFYIDTHDKVGIVGVNGAGKTTLFHVLLHEQELDSGTISTGNSRIGYLPQEITIEDESRTVLEYLKRGRPINKLEAELNVIYKKLESAGTAEHAMLFKQMEKLQSHLESYDYYEADSILLHIIDRMGISSGLLDMPLNRLSGGQKSQIAFGRVLYSKSDILLLDEPTNHLDAAAREFVIEFLKGYQGMVLIISHDVSFLNQIVNKILFIHKATHKISVYEGNYDTYKKKYALEQRLREQAIAQEEKEIRELEEFVRRANQASRTNHALKRMGQERALRLEKKRSMKQTRDRIYKRVKMDLRPMREGGGIPLEVEHLSFHYPNQSLLYRDLSFQIHEKERFLIVGENGAGKSTLLKLIMGIHSPDTGSIHVHPKTDVAYYAQELEQIDLQKTILENAWTDGYTEKQLRSVLSNFLFYADDIHKKAEILSPGEKARIALCKVLLQRANLLILDEPTNHLDPETQSIIGGNFHLFEGTIMVVSHNPWFVEQIGVNRVLILPSGRIVDYSRELLEYYYGLNSEEEL from the coding sequence ATGAAAGGAACAAAGATAAATCTCGCCTTCGGCACAGAAGTCATCTACGAGGATGCCGATTTTTATATAGACACTCACGACAAAGTTGGCATTGTGGGTGTAAACGGCGCCGGAAAAACTACCCTGTTCCACGTGCTGCTGCATGAACAGGAATTAGACAGCGGCACCATATCCACCGGCAATTCGCGGATTGGTTATCTTCCGCAGGAAATCACCATTGAGGACGAATCCCGCACCGTGCTTGAATACCTGAAAAGGGGGCGGCCAATAAACAAACTGGAGGCAGAGCTGAACGTGATTTATAAAAAGCTGGAAAGCGCCGGCACAGCGGAACATGCCATGCTGTTTAAGCAAATGGAAAAGCTCCAGTCCCATTTAGAATCCTACGATTATTACGAGGCAGACAGCATTCTGCTCCATATCATTGACCGTATGGGGATTTCAAGCGGCCTGCTGGACATGCCCCTTAACAGGCTGTCCGGCGGGCAGAAATCGCAAATAGCCTTTGGCCGTGTCCTGTATTCAAAATCTGACATTCTGCTTTTGGATGAACCGACCAACCACTTAGACGCGGCAGCCAGAGAATTTGTCATTGAATTTCTGAAAGGCTATCAAGGTATGGTGCTGATTATCAGCCACGATGTCAGCTTTCTGAACCAGATTGTCAACAAAATCCTGTTCATTCATAAAGCCACACACAAAATATCCGTCTATGAAGGCAACTATGATACTTACAAAAAGAAGTATGCCCTGGAACAGCGCCTGCGGGAACAGGCCATTGCGCAGGAAGAAAAAGAAATCCGGGAGCTGGAGGAATTTGTCCGGAGGGCAAACCAGGCAAGCCGGACCAACCACGCGCTCAAGCGTATGGGGCAGGAACGCGCTCTCCGGCTGGAAAAAAAGCGAAGCATGAAACAGACCCGCGACCGGATCTATAAGCGTGTAAAAATGGACCTCCGCCCCATGCGTGAGGGCGGCGGGATTCCCCTGGAAGTGGAGCATCTGTCCTTTCATTACCCGAACCAGTCCCTTCTCTACCGTGACTTATCATTTCAGATACATGAAAAAGAACGTTTCCTGATTGTTGGAGAAAATGGGGCCGGTAAGTCAACACTGCTCAAACTGATTATGGGGATACATTCTCCGGATACGGGAAGCATCCATGTTCATCCAAAAACCGATGTGGCCTATTACGCCCAGGAGCTGGAACAGATTGACCTGCAGAAAACGATACTGGAAAACGCCTGGACGGACGGATATACGGAAAAGCAGCTTCGCTCTGTTTTAAGCAACTTTCTTTTTTATGCGGACGATATCCATAAAAAGGCAGAAATCTTATCTCCCGGTGAAAAGGCCCGCATTGCACTGTGCAAAGTTTTACTGCAAAGGGCGAACCTTCTCATTCTCGACGAGCCCACAAACCACCTGGACCCCGAGACGCAGAGCATCATTGGAGGAAACTTTCATCTTTTTGAAGGCACCATTATGGTTGTCAGCCATAATCCCTGGTTTGTGGAGCAGATTGGCGTCAACCGGGTACTGATCCTGCCTTCCGGCAGAATCGTTGATTATTCCCGGGAATTGTTAGAATACTATTACGGACTAAATTCAGAGGAGGAATTATAA
- the queA gene encoding tRNA preQ1(34) S-adenosylmethionine ribosyltransferase-isomerase QueA translates to MDVKDFDYELPEELIAQDPLEDRSASRLMVLDRETGEIQHRIFKDITQYLRPGDCLVINDTKVIPARLFGVKKDTGAKIEILLLKRGENDIWETLVRPGKKAKPGTVIEFGEGLLTGTVVDTVDDGNRLIQFYYKGIFEEILDQLGQMPLPPYITHQLKDKNRYQTVYARHEGSAAAPTAGLHFTQELLDEIEGMGVKIAHVTLHVGLGTFRPVKVENVQDHHMHSEFYIVEESEAKKVNDTKAAGGRVICVGTTSCRTVESASTEDGVLKSGTGWTEIFIYPGYRFKVLDALITNFHLPQSTLVMLVSALAGREHILNAYREAVKERYRFFSFGDAMFIAAHPAAEKRQGLWE, encoded by the coding sequence ATGGATGTAAAGGATTTTGATTATGAACTGCCGGAAGAACTGATTGCCCAGGACCCCTTGGAGGACCGTTCTGCGTCGAGGCTGATGGTGTTGGATCGGGAAACAGGGGAGATACAGCACAGAATTTTTAAGGATATCACGCAATACTTGCGGCCGGGTGACTGCCTGGTGATTAACGATACAAAGGTCATACCGGCCCGGCTTTTCGGGGTGAAGAAGGATACAGGGGCAAAAATAGAGATACTTCTGCTGAAGCGCGGGGAGAATGATATATGGGAGACACTGGTGCGCCCGGGCAAGAAGGCAAAGCCGGGGACTGTCATCGAATTCGGCGAGGGCCTGCTGACAGGAACCGTGGTGGATACCGTGGATGACGGAAACCGTCTGATTCAGTTCTATTACAAGGGGATTTTTGAGGAAATCCTGGACCAGCTGGGCCAGATGCCCCTGCCGCCTTATATTACGCACCAGCTGAAGGATAAGAACCGCTACCAGACCGTGTATGCCAGACATGAAGGCTCCGCGGCAGCGCCTACGGCGGGCCTGCATTTTACACAGGAGCTTTTGGATGAGATCGAGGGCATGGGAGTGAAGATTGCCCACGTGACCCTCCATGTGGGTTTGGGTACATTCCGCCCTGTTAAGGTGGAGAATGTTCAGGACCACCATATGCATTCCGAGTTTTATATTGTGGAGGAGTCCGAGGCAAAGAAGGTGAATGACACCAAGGCGGCCGGAGGCCGGGTCATTTGCGTGGGCACTACCAGCTGCAGGACCGTTGAATCAGCCTCCACAGAGGACGGCGTGCTTAAGTCAGGAACCGGCTGGACAGAGATATTTATTTATCCGGGTTACCGTTTTAAGGTATTGGATGCCCTGATTACGAATTTCCACCTGCCCCAGTCCACACTGGTGATGCTGGTCAGCGCGCTGGCCGGACGGGAGCATATTTTAAACGCCTACCGGGAAGCAGTGAAGGAACGTTACCGTTTCTTCTCCTTTGGGGATGCTATGTTTATCGCGGCCCATCCGGCTGCTGAGAAGCGGCAGGGATTGTGGGAATGA
- the ligA gene encoding NAD-dependent DNA ligase LigA: protein MEDRIQRMKELVSVLREAGKAYYQESREIMSNFEYDKLYDELVSLEKETGVTLSGSPSQQVGYEILSELPKETHGSPMLSLDKTKSVEDLQEWLGDQKGLLSWKMDGLTIVLTYEEGTLAKAVTRGNGEIGEVITPNARVFVNIPLNISYRGQLILRGEAVITYSEFERINSGIEDVDAKYKNPRNLCSGSVRQLNSQITAERNVHFEAFALVKAEGVDFCNSRKSQFEWLKGQGFEVVHYEEVDAGNLPEAVERFAKAVEGNDIPSDGLVLTYDDIAYGESLGRTAKFPRNSIAFKWKDEIRETTLSYIEWSASRTGLINPVAVFEPVELEGTTVSRASVHNLSIMEGLELGVGDTITVYKANMIIPQIEENLTRSGVKDIPEECPVCGGRTEIRKVNDVKSLYCTNPDCQAKKIKSFTLFVSRDALNIDGLSEATLEKFIQAGFIHEFADIFHLEEHRDAIVEMEGLGQKSYDNLIASIKTASSTTLPRMVYGLGIAGIGLANAKMLCREFKYDFDKMRHAGEEELVAVDGIGGVLAQAWMDYFASERNNQMVDHLLAELNIEKEQPEAEGEAVFEGMNFVVTGSVEHFANRKELQELIESKGGKITGSVTAKTAYLINNNAASNSSKNKKAKELGVPIISEEEFLRML from the coding sequence ATGGAAGACAGGATTCAGAGAATGAAGGAACTGGTTTCCGTCCTGCGGGAAGCAGGAAAGGCTTATTATCAGGAAAGCCGGGAAATCATGAGCAATTTTGAATATGACAAGCTGTATGACGAACTGGTATCCCTGGAAAAGGAAACCGGGGTCACCTTGTCAGGAAGCCCGTCGCAGCAGGTGGGATATGAGATATTAAGCGAGCTGCCTAAGGAGACCCACGGTTCTCCCATGCTTTCTTTGGACAAGACGAAGAGTGTGGAGGATTTACAGGAATGGCTGGGAGACCAGAAGGGGCTGCTGTCCTGGAAGATGGACGGCCTTACCATTGTGCTTACCTATGAGGAGGGAACCCTGGCAAAGGCGGTTACCAGGGGAAACGGAGAGATTGGCGAGGTCATTACGCCCAACGCCAGGGTGTTTGTCAATATCCCCCTGAACATTTCATACAGGGGACAGTTGATTCTCCGGGGAGAGGCTGTCATCACCTATTCGGAATTTGAGCGTATTAACAGCGGAATCGAGGATGTGGATGCCAAATATAAAAACCCCAGAAACCTGTGCAGCGGTTCTGTCCGCCAGCTTAACAGCCAGATCACGGCGGAACGGAATGTGCATTTTGAGGCATTTGCCCTGGTGAAGGCGGAAGGAGTGGACTTTTGCAATTCCAGGAAATCCCAGTTTGAGTGGCTGAAAGGACAGGGATTTGAGGTGGTCCACTATGAAGAAGTGGATGCGGGAAACCTGCCTGAGGCAGTGGAGAGGTTTGCGAAGGCAGTGGAAGGAAACGATATTCCCTCTGACGGTCTGGTGCTGACCTATGATGATATTGCTTACGGCGAATCCCTTGGACGTACAGCTAAGTTCCCGCGCAATTCCATTGCTTTTAAGTGGAAGGATGAAATCAGGGAGACGACTCTTTCCTATATTGAGTGGAGCGCTTCCAGGACAGGTTTAATCAATCCGGTGGCTGTGTTTGAACCGGTGGAGTTAGAGGGAACCACGGTCAGCAGGGCCAGTGTCCACAATCTGAGCATCATGGAGGGGCTGGAGCTGGGCGTGGGAGATACCATAACCGTGTATAAGGCCAACATGATTATCCCTCAGATAGAGGAAAACCTGACCCGGAGCGGCGTAAAGGACATACCGGAGGAATGTCCCGTATGCGGAGGCAGGACGGAAATCCGCAAGGTAAATGATGTAAAGAGCCTGTACTGCACCAACCCTGACTGCCAGGCCAAGAAGATAAAGAGCTTTACCCTGTTTGTCAGCCGCGATGCCCTTAACATTGACGGCTTGTCCGAGGCTACCCTGGAGAAGTTTATCCAGGCAGGTTTTATTCACGAATTTGCGGATATATTCCATCTGGAAGAACACAGGGATGCAATCGTGGAAATGGAGGGTCTGGGACAGAAGTCTTATGATAACCTGATTGCATCCATAAAGACAGCGTCCAGTACCACCCTTCCCAGGATGGTGTACGGCCTGGGAATCGCGGGAATCGGACTGGCCAACGCAAAGATGCTGTGCCGTGAGTTCAAGTATGATTTTGATAAAATGCGTCATGCCGGGGAGGAAGAACTGGTGGCAGTGGACGGTATCGGCGGTGTTCTGGCCCAGGCCTGGATGGATTACTTTGCTTCCGAGAGAAACAACCAGATGGTAGACCATCTGCTGGCGGAGCTGAACATTGAAAAGGAACAGCCGGAGGCAGAGGGCGAGGCGGTCTTTGAGGGGATGAACTTTGTGGTGACCGGGTCCGTGGAGCATTTTGCAAACCGGAAGGAGCTCCAGGAGCTGATTGAAAGCAAGGGCGGCAAGATCACTGGTTCCGTCACGGCAAAGACAGCGTATCTGATAAATAACAATGCAGCCTCCAATTCGTCCAAGAATAAAAAGGCAAAGGAACTGGGAGTTCCCATCATCTCAGAGGAGGAGTTCCTGCGAATGTTGTAG
- a CDS encoding CatB-related O-acetyltransferase has product MTDTKKLYPRTGDKQTIYLKNAITDPSIMVGDYTMYNDFVNDPVGFEKNNVLYHYPINHDHLIIGKFCSIACGAKFLFNSANHTLSSLSTYPFPLFFEEWGLEKGNVGASWDNKGDIVIGNDVWIGYEAVVMAGVTIGDGAIIGSRAVVTKDVPPYTIAGGVPAKPIRKRYSGETAATLLELKWWDWPEERITKNIHAIQTGQLNELI; this is encoded by the coding sequence ATGACCGATACAAAAAAATTATATCCCAGGACCGGAGATAAACAAACAATTTATTTAAAAAACGCCATTACAGACCCATCCATCATGGTTGGAGATTATACGATGTACAATGATTTTGTCAATGACCCGGTTGGGTTTGAGAAAAACAATGTTTTGTACCATTACCCCATAAACCATGATCATCTTATTATAGGAAAATTCTGTTCCATTGCCTGCGGCGCAAAGTTTCTCTTTAACAGTGCAAATCATACCCTTTCCTCTCTCTCCACCTACCCGTTTCCCCTTTTCTTTGAGGAATGGGGGCTGGAAAAGGGGAATGTGGGCGCTTCCTGGGACAATAAAGGGGATATCGTCATCGGAAACGATGTATGGATTGGATATGAGGCCGTCGTTATGGCAGGGGTTACGATTGGTGACGGAGCCATAATCGGAAGCCGGGCCGTCGTGACAAAGGACGTTCCTCCGTACACAATTGCCGGCGGCGTTCCTGCAAAACCGATCAGGAAACGGTATTCCGGGGAAACGGCTGCCACCCTGCTAGAGCTTAAATGGTGGGACTGGCCCGAGGAACGGATAACAAAAAACATCCATGCAATACAGACAGGACAATTAAATGAACTAATATAA
- the metA gene encoding homoserine O-acetyltransferase MetA produces MPIKVQRDLPAKAILEEENIFIMDEDRAMSQDIRPLEILILNLMPLKEETETQLMRALSNTPLQVDCTFLMLSTHVSKNTSASHLNKFYVTFDEIKKKKYDGMIITGAPVENLEYEEVNYWPELSMMMEWSKTHVTSTIHICWGAQAGLYYHYGIPKYPMKKKLSGIYNHRVLDRKVPLVRSLNDFFLAPHSRYTEVRKADILKHPELAILAESDEAGVFLVMSRDGRQVFVQGHPEYDRMTLNNEYHRDLNKGLDPEVPYNYYEDNDPFSAPPLTWRNTSNTLYTNWLNYYVYQVTPYLLEVEE; encoded by the coding sequence ATGCCTATAAAAGTACAGAGAGATTTGCCAGCAAAAGCGATTCTGGAGGAAGAGAATATATTCATTATGGATGAGGACAGGGCCATGAGCCAGGATATCCGTCCGTTGGAAATCCTGATTCTGAATCTGATGCCTCTCAAGGAAGAAACAGAGACCCAGCTTATGCGGGCATTGTCCAATACACCCCTCCAGGTGGACTGTACCTTCCTGATGCTGTCCACCCATGTGTCGAAAAACACGTCAGCCAGCCATCTCAACAAATTTTATGTCACATTTGATGAGATAAAGAAGAAAAAGTATGACGGAATGATTATAACCGGGGCTCCGGTGGAGAATCTGGAGTACGAGGAAGTGAACTACTGGCCGGAGCTGTCCATGATGATGGAGTGGAGCAAGACCCATGTGACCTCCACCATACATATATGCTGGGGGGCCCAGGCAGGGCTTTATTATCACTACGGTATTCCCAAATACCCTATGAAGAAGAAACTGTCGGGCATTTATAATCACAGAGTCCTGGACCGGAAGGTTCCGCTGGTGAGAAGCCTTAATGATTTTTTCCTGGCTCCCCACTCCAGATATACGGAGGTGAGGAAAGCCGATATCTTAAAGCATCCGGAGCTGGCTATCCTGGCTGAATCCGATGAAGCCGGCGTGTTCCTGGTTATGAGCCGGGACGGACGGCAGGTATTTGTCCAGGGCCATCCTGAATATGACAGGATGACGTTGAATAATGAGTACCACAGGGACTTAAATAAGGGGTTGGATCCGGAGGTTCCTTATAATTATTATGAGGACAACGACCCGTTTTCAGCGCCACCGCTGACATGGCGGAATACTTCCAATACGCTTTATACCAACTGGCTGAATTATTATGTGTATCAGGTGACGCCTTACCTGTTAGAGGTGGAGGAGTAG
- a CDS encoding pseudouridine synthase, with the protein MEERLNKWLSRMGVCSRREADRLIEAGKVLVDNRPASMGQKVTPGQKVVCNGKMVRVDKSHKPRPVLLAVNKPRGIVCTTTDKDRAENIVDFLGYPERIYPVGRLDKDSEGLLLMTNQGDLVNKIMRSGNAHEKEYIVTIDKPVTEHFLEQMAGGIRLPELDQVTRPCKVKKVERNTFSIILTQGLNRQIRRMCEVCGCQVRRLVRVRIMNIRLGNLRTGAYRQITKEEYEELTGLLKDSSSLSIKERKNR; encoded by the coding sequence ATGGAAGAACGTTTAAATAAATGGCTGAGCCGGATGGGAGTCTGCTCCAGACGCGAGGCGGACCGTCTGATTGAGGCCGGCAAGGTGCTGGTGGACAACCGTCCTGCCTCCATGGGGCAGAAAGTAACACCCGGACAGAAGGTGGTCTGCAATGGAAAGATGGTCCGGGTAGACAAAAGCCACAAGCCCAGACCGGTGCTTTTGGCAGTGAATAAGCCAAGGGGCATTGTATGTACCACCACCGACAAGGACAGAGCTGAGAACATCGTGGACTTTTTGGGGTATCCTGAGCGGATTTACCCCGTGGGAAGGCTGGATAAGGATTCAGAGGGACTGCTTCTCATGACAAACCAGGGGGATCTGGTGAATAAAATCATGAGAAGCGGAAATGCTCATGAGAAAGAGTATATTGTCACCATAGATAAGCCGGTGACGGAACATTTTCTGGAACAGATGGCAGGAGGGATCCGGCTTCCTGAACTGGACCAGGTGACCAGGCCCTGCAAGGTGAAAAAGGTGGAGCGGAATACATTTTCCATCATTCTCACCCAGGGCCTGAACCGGCAGATACGGCGAATGTGTGAAGTCTGCGGCTGTCAGGTAAGGCGGCTGGTGCGGGTGCGTATCATGAACATACGCCTGGGCAATTTGAGGACTGGAGCTTACCGTCAGATAACGAAGGAGGAGTATGAGGAGCTTACAGGGCTTCTTAAGGACTCCTCCAGTCTGTCCATTAAGGAGAGAAAGAATCGATAA
- a CDS encoding threonine/serine exporter family protein yields the protein MVAAIQVAGSFMAVLSFGLVLEMPRKYLGWSGLTGGVCWLVYLLVKAGSGSMILGAFLASLSVALMGHLFARIFRAPVSVFLVPGILPLVPGTSIYNSVYYVIRNSREESMYYLVETLQIAGAIALAVFLMDSVFKLVGKKKRIKV from the coding sequence ATGGTAGCTGCGATTCAGGTGGCAGGTTCGTTTATGGCAGTACTCAGCTTCGGGCTGGTGCTGGAGATGCCGAGGAAATATCTGGGGTGGTCTGGGCTGACCGGCGGAGTGTGCTGGCTGGTATATCTGCTGGTAAAGGCAGGCTCCGGCTCCATGATACTGGGAGCATTTCTGGCCAGTCTGTCCGTGGCCCTTATGGGGCACCTGTTTGCCAGGATTTTCAGGGCTCCGGTCAGTGTGTTCCTGGTGCCGGGAATCCTTCCCCTGGTGCCCGGTACATCCATCTATAACAGCGTGTATTATGTTATCCGCAACAGCAGGGAAGAATCCATGTATTATCTGGTGGAAACCCTTCAGATTGCGGGCGCCATTGCCCTGGCCGTGTTTCTGATGGATTCTGTGTTTAAACTGGTAGGAAAGAAGAAAAGGATAAAAGTGTAA
- a CDS encoding threonine/serine exporter family protein — protein sequence MDEHHWSEDHLIASTAVLAGEIMLISGAEIARIEGTIHYILGCCHGRNAQTMVFSTGIFVSLDSPDGEALTLVRRVEARSTNLNRIYRVNEVSRKLCGGLMSPKEAYRELEEIKDSCQYKRELKALSYAFIAVFFGVVLGGSPADCLGAAVIGGILGLVVYAISGLGFNDFCVNGLGAFTIGIAALAMNRWILTGASNDVVIISAIMPLLPGVIFTTAVRDTLNGDYSSGAARMLEAVVTALAVAAGVGAGMALFHQMAGGGGIW from the coding sequence GTGGACGAACATCATTGGAGCGAGGACCATCTGATAGCCAGTACCGCTGTCCTGGCCGGAGAAATTATGCTGATAAGCGGAGCCGAGATTGCCAGGATAGAGGGAACCATACATTATATACTGGGGTGCTGCCATGGAAGGAACGCACAGACCATGGTATTCAGCACAGGCATATTTGTGAGTCTGGACAGCCCCGATGGGGAGGCGCTGACCCTGGTGCGAAGGGTGGAGGCGCGCTCTACCAACCTGAACCGGATATACCGTGTGAATGAGGTGTCCAGGAAGCTGTGCGGCGGCCTCATGAGCCCTAAGGAGGCATACCGGGAGCTGGAAGAAATAAAGGACAGCTGCCAGTATAAAAGGGAGTTAAAGGCCCTCAGTTATGCGTTTATCGCCGTATTCTTCGGCGTGGTCCTTGGCGGGAGTCCTGCGGACTGCCTGGGGGCTGCTGTAATCGGCGGAATTCTGGGACTGGTGGTATACGCCATATCAGGTCTGGGATTCAATGATTTCTGCGTCAATGGGCTGGGGGCGTTTACCATCGGTATTGCTGCCCTGGCCATGAATCGGTGGATTCTGACAGGAGCCAGTAATGACGTGGTTATCATCAGCGCCATCATGCCTTTGCTGCCCGGTGTTATCTTTACCACGGCGGTAAGGGATACTCTGAACGGGGATTATTCCTCAGGGGCGGCCAGGATGCTGGAGGCAGTGGTGACTGCTCTGGCGGTGGCTGCCGGAGTGGGTGCAGGCATGGCCCTGTTCCACCAGATGGCAGGAGGAGGCGGAATATGGTAG